Proteins from a genomic interval of Desulfofustis limnaeus:
- a CDS encoding Rne/Rng family ribonuclease translates to MAESKQNQSPKPKKTEKKKAKATTGAWWKSPLLNDEPVQSETPTPPEPAGSTEPPLKSEEPAAPTRAKRASRRGGRKKSGSAPAGDKPVAESEVAGPQGGDSEPAAPPVAGSGSDSVASSPDQATNPDPDPATVSAPEEGGDGEAPKEERRSRRSRGRRGGRRKSGKATTDQAAPERQNEAAHLVAEESEVEAEDESEIPAPEPVGTGRKPVVKLLINADEPEECRLALLEDGRLESLYVSSVGRVQTRNNIYKGRVMAIEPNLQAAFVDYGTEKNGFLTFGEIHPEYYRQNLSAEVRSLVEQQQWKKLSISDVLEKGQEMLVQVVKEEVGKKGANLTTYLSLPGRCVVLMPGSESEGVSRKISGEERRNELREIMNSLQIPEGIGWIVRTASVDITKTALTRDVRYLLRLWREIKEKGQKMDGVGLLYQDHNCVMRFLREHFDPDIQEILVDDEAALEKVEEFVEMLPAKQRTVKVKLHRGARPVFNHYSVEDQIESIYQPRVSLPSGGSIVIEPTEALVSIDVNSGSTGKGQNFEETIFQANMEAATELARQLRLRDLGGLIVVDFIDMRSSKHIREVEKQVKNAMKRDKAKVDITRISRFGLLQISRQKLGAPIESGNYRICDHCRGRGTVRSVETQALFYLRRIHTGASRKQVVRVKCRFPLDIAQYLLNNKRQELVELEEQYQVKVLITADPTLKPLEHEIAFEKAEKEEAGKKQA, encoded by the coding sequence ATGGCGGAGTCCAAACAAAACCAATCCCCCAAGCCTAAGAAAACAGAAAAGAAAAAAGCAAAAGCCACCACTGGAGCCTGGTGGAAAAGCCCCCTGCTCAACGATGAGCCGGTGCAGTCGGAGACTCCGACACCACCGGAACCAGCTGGTTCCACCGAGCCCCCCCTGAAGAGCGAGGAGCCGGCGGCCCCGACGCGGGCGAAGCGGGCGTCTCGACGGGGCGGCCGAAAGAAATCAGGTTCTGCACCTGCCGGTGACAAGCCTGTCGCCGAAAGCGAGGTGGCCGGTCCGCAAGGTGGTGATAGCGAGCCCGCGGCGCCGCCTGTTGCCGGTTCCGGCAGCGATTCTGTCGCATCTTCCCCCGACCAAGCCACGAACCCTGACCCTGACCCCGCGACCGTATCTGCGCCTGAAGAAGGGGGCGATGGAGAGGCCCCCAAGGAAGAGCGGCGCAGTCGACGCAGCAGAGGACGGCGAGGTGGGCGACGCAAGTCCGGTAAGGCAACGACTGATCAGGCTGCACCTGAACGACAAAACGAGGCAGCACACCTGGTGGCGGAAGAAAGCGAGGTCGAGGCGGAGGACGAATCCGAGATCCCCGCGCCCGAACCGGTTGGAACGGGCCGCAAGCCCGTGGTCAAATTACTGATCAATGCCGATGAGCCCGAAGAGTGTCGGTTGGCCCTGCTCGAGGACGGCCGGCTCGAGTCCTTGTACGTTAGCAGTGTCGGCCGGGTGCAGACCCGTAACAACATCTACAAGGGGCGGGTGATGGCCATCGAGCCGAACCTGCAGGCCGCATTCGTCGATTACGGTACCGAGAAGAACGGTTTTCTCACCTTCGGCGAGATCCATCCCGAATACTACCGGCAGAATCTCTCTGCTGAGGTTCGCTCCCTGGTGGAGCAGCAGCAGTGGAAGAAACTGAGCATCTCCGACGTGCTGGAAAAAGGCCAGGAGATGCTGGTCCAGGTGGTTAAGGAAGAAGTCGGTAAGAAAGGCGCCAACTTGACGACGTATCTGTCGCTGCCCGGCCGCTGCGTGGTCCTCATGCCCGGTTCCGAGTCGGAAGGAGTCTCCCGCAAGATATCCGGAGAGGAGCGACGCAACGAACTGCGTGAGATCATGAACTCGCTGCAGATCCCGGAGGGAATCGGCTGGATCGTCCGCACCGCCAGCGTCGATATCACCAAGACCGCCTTGACCCGTGATGTCCGCTATCTGCTCAGGCTGTGGCGGGAGATCAAGGAAAAGGGGCAGAAGATGGACGGCGTCGGCCTGTTGTATCAAGATCACAACTGCGTCATGCGCTTTCTGCGGGAACACTTTGATCCCGACATCCAGGAGATCCTGGTCGACGACGAAGCCGCCCTGGAAAAGGTCGAGGAATTCGTCGAGATGCTGCCGGCCAAGCAGCGCACGGTCAAGGTCAAGCTGCACCGAGGCGCCCGGCCGGTTTTCAATCATTACAGCGTCGAAGACCAGATCGAATCCATCTACCAACCGCGGGTCAGCCTGCCTTCCGGGGGGTCCATCGTTATCGAGCCCACCGAGGCGCTCGTCTCCATCGACGTGAACTCGGGCTCAACCGGCAAAGGTCAGAACTTTGAGGAGACCATCTTTCAGGCGAACATGGAGGCGGCCACCGAATTAGCCCGGCAGCTCCGGTTGCGCGACCTGGGCGGCCTGATCGTCGTCGATTTTATCGATATGCGCAGCAGCAAGCATATCCGGGAAGTGGAGAAGCAGGTGAAAAACGCCATGAAGCGTGACAAGGCGAAGGTCGACATCACCCGTATCTCGCGTTTCGGCCTGCTACAGATCTCCCGGCAGAAGCTGGGGGCTCCGATCGAGTCCGGTAACTACCGCATCTGCGACCATTGTCGCGGCCGGGGTACAGTCCGTTCGGTGGAGACGCAAGCGCTTTTCTACCTGCGCCGCATCCACACCGGCGCCAGCCGCAAGCAGGTGGTACGGGTCAAATGCCGATTCCCGCTGGATATCGCTCAGTATCTGCTGAACAATAAGCGCCAGGAACTGGTGGAGCTGGAAGAGCAGTATCAGGTCAAGGTCCTGATCACCGCCGATCCGACCCTGAAACCCCTGGAGCACGAGATCGCCTTCGAGAAGGCGGAAAAAGAGGAGGCCGGTAAAAAACAGGCTTGA
- the lptD gene encoding LPS assembly protein LptD, whose translation MIKNLPGIVRSSVVFLSAMLLFVPGPSNLSAAESVATEEWDITADKLTRFDQPASIVAEGNIVLVKRKQLPPPSPTVRSESSDWSTLLEEEPEPTEITPADLEEEGEPHYRTEITITADWAVYDIALNTIKARGNVSVITDDEQLYADQGEVNLEQETGVFKQATIIRKEHDLHLEGEVVEKTGFKTYHIQNGWVITCKVEADETAPWSFAASDAVIEQDGYAVLKHARFRVKDVPLLYSPWLMIPAKSKRETGFLLPELLSSENSGFGFNLPFFWNISDSTDLTVYTQYYSDRGYMPGLEFRYVKSETDRGLFMGNYLHDELSDESETAYYADTEFTHDNQDRYWFRGKADQDFANGWMTRLDVDIVSDRDYLTEFNTGMTGFTKTNEKFLGSFGRSLESKTEDQRTNTLGVQKAWGSTSLAAELLAINDVRDNTSGNSPLWNLPSVDYTGTLPLETFGDITLSWDSSYYNFWREEGVGGHRVDLYPRLSAPVPLSQYLESRAEIGLRDTFYVVQEYGDAEWTEDTTQNRALFDFNAEVGTTLMRAFPLEGEAGRSLNHQIRPFVEYGFVPDIDQDDLPRFDGIDRIGEENGITYGIDNFFNLFDGEMEDREFAYASISQSYSLLDDDSDEPFSAVNLQVRFQPIERLFFDYRTDFDVYGEGFVRHFFETYYSNDRGDFFELEYYFDDGSNDEQINGMLSTYLAANWRTELSFEHSISEGETNEADFALIYQALCWSVEFATQYTRTDTAFMVVFSLANIGSELGFSY comes from the coding sequence GTGATCAAGAATCTGCCAGGCATAGTCAGATCATCCGTTGTCTTCCTGTCGGCGATGCTTCTATTTGTCCCCGGACCGTCGAATCTATCGGCCGCCGAATCCGTGGCCACCGAAGAATGGGATATCACCGCCGACAAGCTGACCCGTTTCGATCAACCGGCCAGCATCGTCGCCGAAGGCAACATCGTCCTGGTCAAACGCAAACAGCTGCCGCCGCCGAGCCCCACCGTACGTTCCGAGTCCTCCGACTGGTCAACGCTGCTCGAAGAAGAACCGGAACCGACCGAAATCACCCCTGCCGATCTCGAGGAAGAAGGCGAACCGCACTATCGTACGGAGATAACCATCACCGCCGATTGGGCGGTATACGACATCGCCCTGAATACCATCAAGGCTCGCGGCAACGTCTCGGTCATCACCGATGACGAACAGCTCTACGCCGACCAGGGTGAAGTCAACTTGGAGCAGGAGACCGGCGTATTCAAGCAAGCCACCATCATCCGCAAGGAGCACGATCTCCATCTGGAAGGCGAGGTCGTCGAAAAGACCGGTTTCAAGACCTACCACATCCAAAATGGCTGGGTCATCACCTGCAAAGTCGAGGCCGATGAAACCGCGCCCTGGAGTTTCGCCGCCAGCGATGCGGTAATCGAGCAAGACGGCTATGCCGTGCTCAAGCATGCCCGATTCCGCGTCAAGGACGTGCCGCTGCTCTACTCTCCGTGGCTGATGATCCCGGCCAAGAGCAAGCGGGAAACTGGTTTTCTGCTGCCGGAGCTGCTCTCCAGTGAAAACAGCGGGTTCGGTTTCAATCTCCCCTTTTTCTGGAATATCTCCGACTCCACCGACCTCACCGTTTATACCCAATATTACAGCGACCGCGGCTACATGCCCGGACTCGAGTTCCGCTACGTGAAGAGCGAGACCGACCGCGGCCTCTTTATGGGCAACTACCTGCACGACGAATTGAGCGACGAATCGGAGACGGCCTACTATGCCGACACCGAGTTCACCCACGACAATCAGGACCGTTATTGGTTTCGCGGTAAAGCCGATCAGGATTTCGCCAACGGCTGGATGACGCGTCTCGATGTGGACATCGTTTCCGACCGCGATTACCTCACCGAGTTCAACACCGGCATGACTGGATTTACCAAAACCAACGAGAAATTCCTCGGCTCCTTCGGCCGTAGTCTGGAGAGCAAGACGGAGGACCAGCGCACCAACACGCTGGGCGTCCAGAAAGCCTGGGGCAGCACCTCGCTCGCCGCCGAACTGCTAGCCATCAACGATGTTCGCGATAACACGAGCGGCAACAGTCCCCTGTGGAACCTGCCGTCCGTCGACTACACCGGCACCCTGCCCTTGGAGACCTTCGGCGATATCACCCTGTCCTGGGATTCCTCCTATTACAATTTCTGGCGCGAGGAAGGTGTCGGCGGCCATCGGGTCGATCTCTACCCCCGTCTGAGCGCACCGGTCCCCCTGAGCCAGTACCTGGAATCTCGAGCCGAGATCGGTCTCCGGGATACCTTCTATGTCGTCCAGGAATACGGGGACGCCGAGTGGACCGAGGACACCACCCAGAACCGTGCCCTGTTCGATTTCAACGCCGAAGTGGGGACCACGCTGATGCGGGCCTTCCCGCTTGAAGGTGAAGCGGGCCGAAGCCTCAATCACCAGATCCGCCCGTTCGTCGAATACGGCTTCGTGCCCGACATCGACCAGGACGATCTGCCGCGCTTCGACGGCATCGACCGGATCGGCGAAGAAAACGGCATAACTTACGGTATCGACAACTTTTTCAACCTGTTCGACGGCGAGATGGAAGATCGGGAATTCGCCTATGCCTCAATCAGCCAGTCCTACAGCCTGCTCGACGACGATTCGGATGAACCGTTCTCGGCCGTCAACCTCCAGGTGCGATTCCAGCCCATCGAACGGCTGTTCTTCGACTATCGCACCGATTTTGACGTCTACGGCGAGGGCTTTGTCCGCCACTTCTTCGAAACCTATTACTCCAATGATCGTGGCGATTTCTTCGAACTCGAGTATTACTTCGACGACGGCTCCAACGACGAGCAGATTAACGGCATGCTCTCCACCTATCTGGCGGCCAACTGGCGAACCGAGCTGTCGTTCGAGCATTCGATCTCCGAAGGCGAGACCAACGAGGCCGACTTTGCTCTGATCTACCAGGCGCTCTGTTGGTCGGTCGAATTCGCCACCCAGTATACACGGACCGATACGGCCTTCATGGTCGTCTTCAGTCTGGCCAACATCGGCAGTGAACTCGGTTTTTCGTATTAA
- a CDS encoding acetyltransferase produces MPLSRQQRGVQYDVFNGDADGICALHQLRLTRPAPEARLITGVKRDIALLRRLQDATNSSITVLDISLDSNRTDLLRLLDAGNEVLYIDHHYADTIPTAVNLTAHIDPAPDRCTSLIVDGLLQGAHRSWALCGAFGDNLHAVAEQLASASGLSQQETTILREIGELLNYNGYGNDLQDLYFAPDQLYQSIATYPSPFAFYEQSQTLKTLKAGFANDMAMALDQPVFSQSGANRIYRLPYSPWARRISGVFANLKARENPHGAHALITENGDGFLRISVRAPLADRRDADTLCRQFPSGGGRAAAAGINSLAEDDLNRFVTAFNHIYQHPS; encoded by the coding sequence ATGCCTCTCAGCAGACAGCAACGCGGTGTACAATACGATGTGTTCAACGGTGACGCCGACGGCATCTGCGCCCTGCACCAGCTGCGCCTGACCAGACCGGCCCCGGAGGCACGCCTGATAACCGGGGTCAAACGCGATATAGCCCTGTTGCGACGCCTCCAGGATGCCACCAACAGTTCGATCACCGTTCTCGACATCTCGCTCGATTCAAATCGAACCGACCTGCTTCGCCTGCTGGACGCCGGCAACGAGGTCCTCTATATCGATCACCACTACGCGGACACAATCCCGACAGCAGTCAACCTCACCGCCCATATCGATCCGGCTCCCGACCGTTGCACCTCTCTGATCGTCGACGGCCTGCTGCAGGGGGCACACCGCTCCTGGGCCCTGTGCGGGGCTTTCGGCGACAACCTGCACGCGGTGGCAGAACAACTGGCCAGCGCCAGTGGCCTGTCGCAGCAGGAAACGACCATTCTTCGAGAAATCGGCGAACTGCTCAACTACAACGGTTACGGCAACGATCTGCAGGATCTCTACTTCGCGCCGGATCAGCTCTACCAGTCGATCGCCACCTACCCGAGTCCTTTTGCCTTCTACGAACAATCGCAGACGCTGAAAACCCTGAAGGCAGGATTCGCCAACGATATGGCCATGGCACTGGACCAACCGGTGTTCTCCCAAAGCGGCGCCAACCGTATCTATCGACTCCCCTACAGCCCCTGGGCCCGCAGGATTTCAGGAGTCTTCGCCAATCTCAAGGCACGGGAAAATCCCCACGGAGCGCACGCCTTGATCACCGAAAACGGCGACGGTTTCCTGCGAATCAGTGTGCGAGCCCCCCTGGCTGACCGGCGCGACGCCGACACACTCTGCCGTCAATTCCCCAGTGGCGGCGGTAGAGCCGCTGCCGCCGGTATCAACTCGCTGGCCGAAGACGACCTCAATCGCTTCGTGACAGCTTTCAATCACATCTATCAACACCCATCATGA
- a CDS encoding lytic murein transglycosylase has protein sequence MIVFWYHQTANVTQATRHASRFFAAFFILLVLTTSPSERLNAAEPLAADLVTDGQPIDVSSSRYRELFAELQRDHQFSEEELQRLFAGVKINRKVLELMDRQWEAKPYHQYRPLFVTPKTIATGRKKMAEHEELLDRIEAEFGVDREVVVAIWGIESRFGTHRGSFPVFETLNTLFDAYPRRSTFFRTQLVHFLLLCRENQMDPMQIKGSYAGAFGQPQFIPSSLREYAVSFDDDDITDVFNSIEDVFASIANYLKRFHWTLDAPIYVDIGPELNSAELIAALQKGRKGKVEVALVSADQGVNLPESPDNRKVIIVGLELAPFEGGGFRYVAGYPNFQAIIEWNHSSRYAMAVAELAEAIKAE, from the coding sequence ATGATCGTTTTTTGGTATCACCAGACAGCCAACGTTACCCAGGCGACACGACACGCGTCCCGATTCTTTGCAGCCTTTTTCATCCTCCTGGTGTTAACAACCTCTCCTTCCGAGCGCCTCAATGCCGCCGAACCGTTGGCCGCCGATCTGGTAACCGACGGCCAACCGATCGATGTATCCAGTTCCCGTTACCGCGAACTCTTCGCCGAACTGCAGCGTGATCACCAGTTCTCGGAAGAGGAGCTGCAACGCCTGTTTGCCGGGGTTAAAATCAACCGTAAGGTTCTCGAACTAATGGACCGCCAGTGGGAGGCGAAGCCCTACCACCAGTATCGCCCCCTCTTCGTGACCCCGAAGACCATCGCCACCGGACGCAAAAAGATGGCGGAGCACGAGGAGCTGCTGGACCGGATCGAAGCGGAATTCGGAGTCGACCGCGAAGTGGTTGTCGCCATCTGGGGTATCGAGTCCCGCTTCGGCACCCATCGCGGCAGTTTTCCCGTATTTGAGACCCTCAACACCTTGTTCGACGCCTATCCACGCCGGTCCACGTTCTTTCGCACCCAACTCGTCCATTTTCTGCTGCTGTGCCGGGAAAACCAGATGGACCCGATGCAGATCAAAGGCTCGTATGCCGGCGCCTTCGGTCAACCGCAATTCATCCCGTCCAGTCTGCGCGAGTATGCGGTCAGTTTCGACGACGATGATATCACCGACGTATTCAACTCGATCGAAGATGTCTTCGCCTCGATCGCCAACTATCTGAAACGGTTCCACTGGACGCTCGACGCCCCCATCTACGTGGATATCGGCCCCGAGCTCAACTCGGCGGAATTGATCGCTGCACTTCAGAAAGGGAGGAAAGGAAAGGTCGAGGTGGCTCTGGTCAGCGCCGACCAGGGCGTCAATCTGCCTGAATCGCCCGACAATCGGAAAGTGATCATTGTCGGACTGGAACTCGCCCCTTTCGAAGGGGGCGGTTTTCGCTACGTAGCGGGATATCCCAATTTTCAGGCAATCATCGAGTGGAACCATTCAAGCCGCTATGCCATGGCGGTGGCGGAGTTGGCCGAGGCCATCAAGGCCGAATGA
- the mltA gene encoding murein transglycosylase A, which translates to MPRRSEQNVAPGYRCLSFFFRAVTCCLLLALGGCTPVRVPLVEVATNHAPLFIDDLAIEDLLQAIDRQIVYLQKLPAEQETSIAGHRFSAIHLIDSLGSFRDLVVGQTNPLELSRLLREQFHVFQAAGRTADHAMLVTGYYEPLFAGSLTKEGPYRFPLYRVPDSLVVRTDPATGDKQPGRIDAAGTFRPYWTRKELEDGQLLSGQELVYLRDPLDAYLMHVQGSGRIRLPDGSTHAVQFAATNGLTYNSLGKLFVDRGILPRNEVSIPAIRAYFADHPEDLEEMLHHNPRYVFFRQGDRLGPRGSLGLILTPNRSAAIDHRVLPTGAIGFLFSKRPVLDASGSISHWRPYGRFLLPQDSGAAITGPGRIDLFCGSGPAAETIAGHLNEPGELFFLVKKSATDFASPR; encoded by the coding sequence ATGCCCCGCCGCTCAGAACAGAACGTGGCGCCCGGATATCGATGCCTGAGCTTTTTTTTCCGCGCCGTCACCTGCTGTTTGCTTCTGGCCCTGGGCGGCTGTACCCCGGTTCGGGTGCCGCTGGTCGAGGTGGCAACCAACCACGCTCCGCTCTTCATCGACGACCTGGCCATCGAGGATCTTCTGCAAGCCATCGACCGGCAGATCGTTTACCTGCAGAAGCTCCCGGCAGAACAGGAAACCAGCATTGCCGGCCATCGCTTTTCCGCAATCCATCTGATCGACTCGTTGGGCTCGTTTCGCGACCTCGTTGTCGGCCAGACGAATCCACTGGAGTTGAGCCGACTACTCAGAGAACAATTTCATGTCTTTCAAGCCGCCGGACGAACCGCTGACCACGCCATGCTCGTTACCGGCTATTACGAACCGCTCTTTGCCGGCAGCTTAACCAAAGAAGGGCCGTACCGCTTTCCTCTCTACCGGGTTCCCGACTCGCTGGTTGTCAGAACAGACCCGGCAACGGGGGACAAACAACCGGGACGGATCGACGCTGCCGGCACCTTCCGTCCCTACTGGACCCGCAAAGAGCTGGAAGACGGCCAGCTGCTCAGCGGCCAGGAACTGGTCTATCTGCGTGATCCGTTGGACGCCTATCTGATGCACGTCCAGGGGTCCGGTCGCATCCGGCTACCTGATGGATCCACTCATGCGGTGCAGTTCGCCGCCACCAACGGCCTGACGTACAATAGCCTCGGTAAGCTCTTTGTCGATCGAGGCATCCTGCCGCGAAATGAGGTATCGATCCCCGCCATACGAGCCTACTTCGCCGATCATCCGGAAGACCTGGAGGAGATGCTGCACCACAATCCCCGCTACGTCTTCTTCCGCCAGGGCGATAGATTGGGGCCTCGCGGTTCGCTGGGACTGATCCTGACCCCAAATCGCTCCGCAGCCATTGATCACCGGGTGCTGCCCACTGGGGCCATCGGCTTTCTGTTCAGCAAACGTCCGGTGCTCGACGCCTCCGGCTCCATCTCCCACTGGCGGCCTTACGGGCGCTTTCTTTTGCCTCAGGACAGCGGCGCCGCCATCACGGGTCCGGGCCGAATCGACCTCTTCTGTGGCTCCGGCCCCGCAGCCGAAACGATAGCCGGCCATCTCAACGAACCGGGAGAGCTGTTCTTTCTTGTCAAAAAGAGTGCTACGGATTTTGCGTCGCCCCGATAA